A single genomic interval of Alteromonas sp. BL110 harbors:
- the argC gene encoding N-acetyl-gamma-glutamyl-phosphate reductase yields the protein MYSVSIIGASGYTGAQLVQLVIQHPKLELAGTYVSEKSSDAGKSIAQLHGNLAHVNATLTPISDAALKAMANDVDFIFLATPHEASHDWMPVLSSGNAKVLDLSGAFRLKDTQIFEQFYGFPHTQEQSLAQAVYGLAEWHEAQIASADVIAVPGCYPTASLSALKPLAENNLLDANVRPVINAVSGVSGAGRKASLTTSFFEVSLQAYGVLGHRHTPEIEAYLGTPVIFTPHLGNFKRGILATVTVKVKAGTTSAQLEQAYTEAYADKPIVRLRTSFPKIDDVAHTPFVDLHWKLDEASGYAVVTAAIDNVMKGAASQAIQCLNIMTKQPIETGLVL from the coding sequence ATGTATAGCGTTTCAATTATTGGTGCCAGTGGTTACACAGGTGCACAACTTGTTCAGTTGGTTATTCAACATCCAAAACTCGAGTTAGCGGGTACTTATGTATCTGAGAAAAGTAGCGATGCAGGTAAAAGTATCGCACAGCTTCATGGCAACTTGGCCCATGTTAACGCAACGCTAACGCCTATCTCAGATGCTGCGCTAAAAGCGATGGCTAACGATGTTGATTTTATTTTTCTAGCAACACCGCATGAGGCAAGCCACGACTGGATGCCTGTCTTATCTTCAGGTAACGCGAAAGTACTCGATTTATCAGGTGCTTTTAGGTTGAAAGACACCCAGATTTTCGAACAGTTTTATGGCTTTCCCCATACGCAGGAGCAAAGTCTAGCTCAGGCGGTTTATGGCCTTGCTGAATGGCACGAAGCTCAGATTGCCAGCGCAGATGTTATTGCTGTTCCGGGTTGTTACCCCACAGCCAGCCTTAGTGCACTTAAGCCACTTGCTGAAAATAACCTGCTTGACGCAAACGTACGCCCAGTGATTAACGCCGTATCTGGTGTATCGGGCGCAGGTAGAAAAGCCAGTTTAACCACCAGTTTTTTTGAGGTCAGTCTTCAAGCATACGGCGTGCTAGGTCATCGTCATACGCCTGAAATTGAAGCATATTTAGGCACACCCGTTATCTTCACGCCGCATCTTGGGAACTTCAAAAGAGGTATCTTGGCAACAGTCACTGTTAAAGTTAAAGCTGGTACCACCAGCGCGCAGCTTGAACAAGCGTACACTGAGGCCTATGCTGATAAGCCTATTGTGCGTTTGCGCACAAGTTTTCCAAAAATTGACGACGTTGCTCATACTCCATTTGTTGATCTTCACTGGAAGCTAGACGAAGCATCTGGATATGCAGTGGTTACCGCTGCTATAGACAACGTAATGAAAGGCGCAGCCTCTCAGGCTATTCAATGCCTTAATATAATGACGAAACAACCAATAGAAACAGGGTTAGTACTATGA
- the argB gene encoding acetylglutamate kinase: MSVSPIVIKVGGALLDDAAAMTRLFLSVKEVQAARPVVVVHGGGPLVETLMASLGLQSTKIDGLRVTPDEHMPYICGALAGSANKQLCAAALATGITPVGLSLLDGNMVVCEPLADQYGAVGVPSTADASFLQNVLAQSTLPVISSIGSSPQGRLLNVNADQAATVIAELLNAELLLLSNVEGVLDGDKSLISELNAASIAKYADEGVITDGMKVKVDAALASAESLDRAVYIASWAADINDILNKKTGTQILPAALTNTKSTNADLPQTDFTKGNAGEVQ, translated from the coding sequence ATGAGTGTTTCACCTATCGTAATCAAAGTTGGTGGTGCATTGCTTGACGATGCAGCAGCAATGACACGCTTATTTTTAAGCGTAAAAGAAGTTCAAGCCGCGCGCCCCGTAGTGGTAGTGCACGGTGGCGGCCCGTTAGTCGAAACCCTAATGGCAAGTCTTGGTCTTCAAAGTACAAAAATTGATGGCCTTCGCGTTACTCCCGATGAACACATGCCTTATATTTGTGGCGCACTTGCAGGCTCTGCGAACAAACAGCTCTGTGCAGCGGCACTGGCCACGGGTATTACTCCCGTTGGATTATCGCTGCTAGACGGAAATATGGTGGTCTGCGAACCACTGGCTGATCAATATGGTGCGGTAGGTGTGCCTTCAACCGCTGATGCTTCGTTTTTACAAAACGTACTAGCGCAGTCGACACTTCCAGTAATTAGCTCTATTGGCTCAAGCCCTCAAGGTAGATTACTCAATGTAAATGCCGATCAAGCTGCCACGGTTATCGCCGAATTGCTTAACGCGGAGCTTTTATTACTTTCCAATGTTGAAGGTGTACTTGACGGTGATAAATCGCTAATTAGTGAACTTAACGCCGCAAGCATTGCGAAATATGCAGATGAAGGCGTGATCACTGACGGAATGAAAGTAAAAGTAGATGCGGCACTTGCGTCTGCAGAAAGCCTAGACCGCGCAGTTTACATTGCAAGCTGGGCAGCTGATATCAACGATATTTTAAATAAGAAAACGGGTACACAAATACTGCCCGCAGCTCTGACAAATACAAAGTCGACAAACGCTGATTTACCCCAAACCGACTTTACAAAAGGCAATGCCGGAGAAGTACAATGA
- the argH gene encoding argininosuccinate lyase, whose translation MALWGGRFESGASSMFKQVNDSLPFDQVMASQDIQGSISWSRALQKAGVLTADEQAQLEAALSELKAKADAGELDFNASSEEDIHSFVEAALIEKLGDIGRKLHTGRSRNDQVATDFRLWVREHIASLRADVLGVIKSLLNAASRHQEAIIPGYTHLQRAQPIHFAHWCLAYVEMLKRDLSRLDDLKVRMNQCPLGSGALAGTTFPVDRHAIAEELGFDSPCLNSLDAVSDRDFVLELLFVASTSMMHLSRLAEDMIFYNSGEAGFLQLGDSVTSGSSLMPQKKNPDALELMRGKCGRVFGSLQALLVTMKGLPLAYNKDMQEDKEGAIDTVNQWHICLCIASEVLDSLQLNEERCRTAATQGFSNATELADYLVGKGVPFRTGHDIAGRVVLQAIDKGCAIEDLPLSDMQAICDKIEDDVYPVLQLEYGVNQRNILGGTSKETVTKALYQELEDLDKQG comes from the coding sequence ATGGCGTTGTGGGGTGGCCGGTTCGAGTCCGGTGCAAGTAGTATGTTTAAACAGGTTAACGACTCTCTGCCGTTTGACCAAGTTATGGCAAGCCAAGATATCCAAGGCTCTATCAGCTGGTCCCGTGCGCTGCAAAAAGCAGGCGTATTGACCGCGGACGAGCAAGCCCAGCTTGAAGCAGCACTTAGCGAGTTGAAAGCGAAAGCCGATGCGGGTGAATTAGACTTTAACGCATCGAGCGAAGAAGATATTCACAGCTTTGTAGAAGCTGCGCTTATTGAAAAGCTTGGCGATATTGGTCGTAAACTTCACACAGGGCGCAGCCGAAATGACCAAGTAGCCACTGACTTTCGCCTTTGGGTACGGGAACATATTGCCTCTCTTCGCGCTGATGTTTTAGGTGTTATCAAATCGCTTCTAAATGCCGCAAGCCGTCATCAAGAAGCTATTATCCCAGGTTACACTCACTTACAACGTGCACAGCCTATTCACTTTGCACACTGGTGCCTAGCGTATGTGGAAATGCTAAAGCGCGATTTAAGTCGTTTAGATGACTTAAAAGTACGCATGAACCAGTGCCCTCTGGGCTCTGGCGCACTCGCAGGCACCACGTTTCCTGTAGACCGCCACGCTATTGCAGAGGAACTGGGCTTCGACTCTCCTTGCCTTAATAGCCTAGATGCCGTGTCGGACAGAGACTTTGTTCTTGAACTTTTGTTTGTCGCCAGTACCAGCATGATGCACTTATCACGTCTTGCTGAAGATATGATTTTTTATAACTCTGGTGAAGCTGGGTTCTTACAGTTAGGCGATAGCGTGACCTCAGGTTCATCGCTTATGCCACAGAAGAAAAACCCGGACGCGCTAGAGCTTATGCGCGGTAAATGTGGTCGTGTATTCGGCTCATTACAAGCACTTTTAGTTACTATGAAGGGCCTGCCTCTTGCGTATAACAAAGATATGCAAGAAGACAAAGAAGGCGCTATCGATACGGTAAATCAGTGGCATATTTGCTTATGCATAGCCAGCGAAGTGCTCGACTCACTGCAACTTAATGAAGAACGCTGTCGTACTGCAGCAACCCAAGGCTTTTCCAATGCAACCGAGCTTGCCGATTATCTGGTAGGCAAAGGTGTACCGTTTAGAACAGGCCACGATATCGCGGGTCGTGTAGTGCTTCAGGCGATAGATAAAGGCTGTGCTATTGAAGATTTGCCGCTAAGCGACATGCAGGCAATTTGCGATAAAATCGAAGACGATGTTTATCCAGTACTTCAATTGGAATACGGTGTAAACCAGCGCAACATCCTTGGTGGAACCAGCAAAGAAACAGTTACTAAAGCACTGTATCAAGAGTTGGAAGATTTGGATAAGCAAGGGTAG
- a CDS encoding response regulator transcription factor yields MNLAVKEFNTMSSDFHLQSILVIDDDLELTEMLSTYLSGMGYQVQVRNDGEEGLSEAVSGRHYDLILLDVMMPKMDGFDVLKKLRASHSTPVLMLTARGDDYDRILGLEMGADDYLPKPFNHRELVARIKAIVRRHNLSSTGGAVEQDLFVNGIFLSPSSQLAKVVDVELTLTTTEFLILRLLMLNAAQRVTKEEISLKILGKPLQAFDRSIDMHVSNLRKKIGAVAADEKIKTIRGVGYMLIAGSH; encoded by the coding sequence ATGAATCTAGCAGTTAAAGAGTTTAATACTATGAGTTCAGATTTTCACTTGCAGTCTATCCTTGTTATTGATGATGACCTAGAGCTGACAGAAATGCTTTCCACGTATCTATCGGGTATGGGTTATCAGGTGCAAGTGCGTAACGATGGCGAAGAGGGATTATCAGAAGCGGTATCTGGGCGTCATTACGACCTAATATTGCTTGATGTGATGATGCCCAAAATGGATGGGTTCGACGTATTGAAAAAGCTTCGAGCAAGTCACAGTACTCCGGTACTTATGCTTACCGCGAGAGGCGATGACTACGACCGCATTTTGGGCCTTGAGATGGGAGCCGATGACTATCTGCCCAAGCCCTTTAACCACAGGGAACTTGTAGCGCGAATAAAAGCTATAGTTCGCCGCCATAATTTGTCATCAACCGGCGGCGCTGTTGAACAAGACTTATTCGTCAACGGTATCTTTTTAAGCCCTAGCAGTCAGCTGGCAAAAGTGGTTGACGTTGAGTTAACACTTACAACAACTGAGTTTTTAATTCTGCGTCTGTTAATGCTCAATGCTGCTCAACGAGTAACGAAAGAAGAGATAAGCTTAAAGATATTGGGTAAACCACTGCAGGCTTTTGATAGAAGTATTGATATGCACGTGAGTAACTTGCGTAAGAAAATTGGTGCAGTGGCCGCGGATGAAAAAATCAAAACCATCCGAGGGGTTGGGTATATGTTAATTGCTGGAAGCCATTAA
- a CDS encoding flagellar assembly protein T N-terminal domain-containing protein — translation MYKSRLRKTLAVLVLLSSIIVTEQAFAQWVQGESTVALAGAELSDIRTSAIQNAIADAAFQSGSTISAQDIMVDGLLLSSKAEIRSQGRIQRVEIISETLKDDLLTVVVNVNITPLFNCTNNGLAHRILVTEFSLTSPQQAATGMLYSFGSHVSQRFTQQLNGLYSGNSVSQIPVSLINVNTWLVSSLSDVDLTAMSTYLRSEYGQQFVVFGFVKDISLFEQVSQATSVFESDSTALRRNFTVQVYVLDTFKAKVIFNDSYHSEADWPFSQHDSVDSNNSLLWRSDFGRMVLNTIHAAITDIHAALQCETTYAQVIDISPDYIAIDLGKNSGLIAGDKFSLVKQRALPTLGLSRKSGLFSSKTLTLEVFEVADEVSLLKAQPGSDSVHIGDFVTPLTLSVEQKVSEAQP, via the coding sequence ATGTACAAAAGCCGATTACGTAAAACGCTTGCTGTGTTAGTTTTACTCTCATCAATAATAGTGACTGAGCAAGCTTTTGCTCAATGGGTACAAGGCGAGTCTACCGTAGCCCTCGCAGGTGCAGAGTTAAGCGATATTAGAACCAGTGCCATACAAAACGCTATCGCAGATGCGGCTTTTCAAAGTGGCAGTACGATATCAGCGCAAGATATTATGGTAGATGGTTTGTTACTTTCTAGTAAGGCAGAAATTCGCTCTCAAGGAAGAATACAGCGTGTGGAAATTATAAGTGAAACACTTAAAGACGACCTACTTACTGTAGTGGTGAACGTTAATATCACGCCTCTGTTTAACTGTACTAATAATGGGTTAGCTCATCGGATACTAGTAACGGAGTTTTCTTTAACTTCACCGCAGCAAGCAGCCACCGGCATGCTTTATTCATTTGGTAGTCATGTATCTCAACGTTTTACACAGCAGCTCAACGGGCTTTATAGCGGCAATAGTGTCAGCCAGATTCCAGTTTCGCTCATTAACGTAAATACTTGGCTAGTCTCTAGTCTCTCAGATGTCGATTTGACGGCGATGTCTACGTACCTTAGAAGTGAGTATGGTCAGCAGTTTGTGGTATTTGGTTTTGTTAAAGACATTTCGCTTTTCGAGCAAGTGTCACAAGCAACGTCGGTATTTGAAAGCGATAGCACGGCACTTCGCAGAAACTTTACCGTTCAGGTTTACGTGCTTGATACGTTTAAAGCGAAGGTTATTTTTAATGATAGCTATCACAGTGAAGCGGACTGGCCATTCTCTCAACATGACTCTGTAGATAGTAACAATAGCCTTTTGTGGCGAAGTGATTTTGGGCGAATGGTGCTAAATACTATACATGCTGCCATTACCGATATTCATGCAGCATTGCAGTGTGAAACAACTTATGCGCAGGTTATAGATATATCGCCGGACTATATTGCAATCGATCTAGGTAAAAATAGCGGTTTGATTGCAGGGGATAAATTTTCACTCGTAAAGCAACGCGCATTACCCACGCTAGGGTTATCTAGAAAGTCGGGTTTATTTTCAAGTAAAACCCTTACTCTAGAAGTGTTTGAGGTGGCTGACGAGGTTAGTTTGCTTAAGGCTCAGCCCGGCAGTGATAGCGTACATATTGGTGATTTTGTGACGCCACTTACCTTATCTGTAGAGCAAAAGGTGTCTGAGGCTCAGCCATAA
- a CDS encoding flagellar basal body L-ring protein FlgH, translating to MVQNSPTNPNVSQRAVSQIEEEPKPGHPRYSPPRAQPTATLHVPTGSLFNPEQSIGLYERHANFKVGDMILVKLDEQTQSEKSLDFNTDKNTSFDLAPVTLKLGGIRVEDDDVEVEHEQDSEFSSSAQTKQSNSMSGSITVYVTAITPAGNLLVTGEKWITMNRGKEYIRFSGEVRKKDVDESNTVLSSKVGNALIEYSGTGDLQDNQQPSVIGKLFSIFG from the coding sequence GTGGTCCAAAATAGCCCTACTAATCCTAATGTGTCGCAAAGGGCAGTTAGCCAAATAGAAGAGGAGCCAAAACCCGGCCATCCGCGCTATTCACCGCCCAGAGCGCAGCCAACCGCAACTTTGCATGTGCCCACCGGGTCTTTATTTAACCCTGAACAATCTATAGGGCTTTATGAGCGCCATGCGAATTTTAAAGTGGGTGATATGATATTGGTTAAGCTCGATGAGCAGACCCAATCTGAGAAGTCTCTTGATTTTAATACCGACAAAAATACCTCGTTCGATTTAGCGCCAGTCACATTGAAACTAGGCGGCATTCGAGTTGAAGACGATGACGTAGAGGTAGAGCATGAACAAGACAGCGAGTTTTCAAGCTCCGCACAAACCAAACAGTCAAACTCAATGAGCGGCAGTATTACCGTGTACGTAACCGCGATAACGCCTGCTGGGAATCTACTTGTTACCGGAGAAAAGTGGATAACCATGAACAGGGGAAAAGAATACATTCGCTTTTCTGGGGAAGTACGTAAAAAGGACGTGGATGAAAGCAATACCGTGTTGTCATCAAAAGTCGGTAATGCATTAATTGAATACAGCGGTACTGGCGATCTGCAGGACAATCAGCAGCCTTCGGTAATTGGCAAGCTGTTTTCAATTTTTGGTTAA
- a CDS encoding ornithine carbamoyltransferase: MKQDLLTFADWTPDAMKNLLQLAVEIKQAPASYSNVLAGKSIVALFEKPSLRTRVSFDIGINKLGGHMVYLDAQSGKLAGREDAVDTAANLACWADAIVARVFSHETLETFSQAAKVPVVNALCDKYHPCQGLADYLTMFERFGKTEGLTMAYVGDGNNVTHSLLIVGALLGCNQVVVTPEGHEATPEIVAQAKAIAEKTGVSIVESTELSAANGADVIYADTWLSMGDDTPLEVIKEKFMPYQVNEALMEATGASYVMHCQPAHRDLEITGSLIDSDKSLLMQQAENRMHGQNAILTQLLNA; encoded by the coding sequence ATGAAACAGGACCTACTCACCTTTGCAGACTGGACACCAGACGCAATGAAAAACTTGCTGCAATTGGCTGTAGAAATTAAACAAGCGCCAGCAAGTTACAGCAATGTGCTAGCGGGAAAATCAATTGTTGCCCTGTTTGAAAAGCCGTCATTGCGAACCCGCGTAAGCTTTGATATTGGTATCAACAAGCTTGGCGGCCACATGGTGTACTTAGATGCACAGTCGGGCAAATTAGCAGGTCGAGAAGATGCAGTGGATACTGCTGCTAACCTAGCCTGCTGGGCTGACGCTATCGTAGCTCGCGTGTTTTCGCACGAAACGTTAGAAACCTTTTCTCAGGCAGCCAAAGTGCCAGTAGTTAACGCGCTGTGCGATAAATACCACCCATGCCAAGGCCTTGCCGATTACCTCACTATGTTTGAACGCTTTGGCAAGACCGAGGGTCTTACCATGGCTTACGTAGGCGATGGCAATAATGTGACCCATTCATTACTCATCGTTGGTGCGCTTTTAGGTTGCAACCAGGTTGTAGTGACACCAGAAGGTCACGAAGCGACGCCTGAAATTGTGGCACAAGCCAAAGCGATCGCCGAGAAAACCGGCGTATCGATTGTTGAAAGTACAGAGCTTAGTGCTGCTAACGGCGCAGACGTTATCTATGCGGATACATGGCTTTCAATGGGTGACGATACACCGCTTGAGGTGATCAAAGAGAAGTTCATGCCTTATCAGGTAAATGAAGCGCTAATGGAGGCAACGGGTGCAAGCTACGTCATGCATTGCCAGCCTGCCCATCGCGATTTAGAAATAACAGGCTCGTTAATTGATAGTGATAAGTCGCTATTAATGCAGCAAGCCGAAAATAGAATGCATGGCCAAAACGCCATTCTTACTCAATTACTTAATGCCTAA
- a CDS encoding methylglyoxal synthase → MSKLTLALVAHDHKKPELLAWVKQHIDVLKQCNLVGTGTTGGLIASETGLDVIRYKSGPLGGDQQIGALIAENKLDALFFFWDPLNPAPHDPDVKALLRLCSVWNVPVACTPATADLVITSPLFLSPEYKPVKPNF, encoded by the coding sequence ATGAGCAAACTTACTTTGGCGCTGGTGGCGCACGATCATAAGAAGCCCGAATTACTGGCATGGGTTAAACAGCATATTGACGTGCTAAAGCAGTGTAATCTGGTGGGGACAGGGACAACGGGCGGCTTAATTGCCAGCGAAACCGGTTTAGACGTCATACGCTATAAAAGTGGCCCGCTAGGTGGGGATCAGCAAATAGGCGCGTTGATTGCCGAAAACAAGCTAGACGCGCTATTCTTCTTTTGGGACCCGTTGAATCCAGCGCCCCACGACCCCGACGTAAAAGCGCTACTGCGACTGTGCTCAGTATGGAATGTACCAGTAGCCTGCACGCCAGCAACGGCAGATTTGGTGATCACATCACCATTGTTCCTATCTCCTGAATACAAGCCAGTTAAACCAAACTTCTAA
- the argA gene encoding amino-acid N-acetyltransferase encodes MVLAQQDGIKLFRSSLPYINAHQGKTFVLMFGGEAIEHPNFPNIIQDIALLNSLGVRVVVVHGARPQIDQRVALRSIEGRFENGVRITDKQTLECVKDAAGSVRSQVEALLTMGLPNSPMHGAQIRVCSGNLVVAKPMGVRGGVDFENTGLVRRIDTTGINDHLNDGSIVLLSPMGYSSTGEVFNLSHEDVATQAAIALKADKLIVFSNYDGVYNRDGRLLRTIERPQLEQLTLAGDITTEDTVLSALTTSVAAGVPRAHCISFEKDGALLQELFTRDGTGSLVMEHHYEQLRAATIEDVGGILKLIKPLEESGVLVKRSRERLENEINQFIVIVRDGMIIACAALYLYPEDGCAELACVATHQDYRGKNRGERILDEVRTRAKEADIDRIFVLTTVTAHWFLEQGFEPADISALPAVKKELYNFQRNSKVFTLTV; translated from the coding sequence ATGGTACTAGCGCAGCAAGATGGCATAAAACTGTTTCGCAGTTCACTGCCATACATTAATGCTCATCAGGGAAAAACCTTTGTATTGATGTTCGGTGGCGAAGCCATTGAACATCCTAATTTCCCCAACATTATTCAAGACATCGCTCTATTGAACAGCCTTGGCGTACGTGTGGTAGTTGTGCACGGTGCCAGACCACAAATAGACCAGCGCGTTGCGTTACGCAGTATAGAAGGCCGCTTCGAAAACGGCGTACGCATTACTGATAAGCAGACCCTTGAATGTGTAAAAGACGCCGCAGGCTCGGTTCGTTCGCAGGTAGAAGCTTTGCTTACTATGGGTTTACCGAACTCACCGATGCACGGCGCGCAAATACGCGTGTGCTCGGGTAACTTGGTAGTAGCCAAACCTATGGGCGTGCGAGGCGGTGTAGACTTTGAAAATACGGGTCTAGTGCGTCGTATCGATACTACCGGCATTAACGACCACTTAAACGACGGCTCGATTGTGTTGTTATCGCCTATGGGCTATTCATCAACGGGAGAAGTATTTAACTTGTCTCACGAAGATGTAGCTACCCAGGCAGCTATTGCCCTTAAGGCCGACAAGCTGATTGTGTTTTCAAACTATGATGGCGTATACAACCGCGACGGAAGATTACTTCGAACCATAGAACGTCCTCAGTTAGAACAGCTAACTCTAGCAGGTGATATAACCACCGAAGATACGGTACTAAGCGCGCTTACCACCAGTGTAGCTGCTGGGGTTCCACGTGCGCACTGTATCAGTTTTGAAAAAGACGGGGCTCTGCTTCAGGAATTGTTCACCCGCGACGGGACTGGCTCGCTTGTAATGGAGCACCATTACGAGCAATTGCGGGCGGCAACCATCGAGGATGTAGGCGGTATTTTAAAACTAATAAAGCCCTTAGAAGAAAGCGGCGTGTTAGTGAAGCGTTCACGCGAGCGTTTAGAGAACGAAATTAACCAGTTCATAGTGATTGTGCGCGACGGTATGATCATCGCCTGTGCGGCTTTGTACTTGTACCCAGAAGATGGCTGTGCTGAATTAGCCTGTGTGGCGACCCACCAAGACTATCGCGGCAAAAACCGCGGTGAACGTATTTTAGATGAAGTGCGCACCCGTGCTAAAGAAGCAGATATTGACCGTATCTTTGTACTAACGACGGTAACGGCACACTGGTTTTTAGAACAAGGGTTTGAGCCAGCAGACATTAGTGCTTTACCTGCCGTGAAAAAAGAGCTGTACAACTTTCAGCGTAATTCTAAGGTATTTACGCTGACAGTCTAA
- a CDS encoding Spy/CpxP family protein refolding chaperone translates to MKKLLIASVTVAAIGLGGLALAQPAGSGMRHHDPVKEIVKHLRGISLSDAQREEIKTLVSAFKDANPRPEFGDIEKPNLDFATATEAQFSAFIQTQIEEREARHFAFAQLRHDIYNVLNEEQQETLLARDAKRELDKQKHHDAFVKQETRFAKRMNGEGKGPQRKRKPKDFLFEGIELSDEQIASLAELRESFKDTSKTNREMLRSFKDAQRDLVRSESFSQDAWNALTAQYKEDLVSAKVEKAKQRQAMFQILSPEQQAKLEALREEERKLRELFKL, encoded by the coding sequence ATGAAAAAGTTATTAATTGCTAGTGTAACTGTAGCAGCGATTGGCTTAGGGGGCCTTGCATTGGCGCAGCCAGCAGGGTCTGGTATGCGTCACCACGATCCGGTTAAAGAAATTGTTAAACATCTTCGTGGCATCAGCCTAAGTGACGCTCAGCGCGAAGAAATAAAAACACTCGTAAGCGCCTTTAAGGACGCTAACCCTCGGCCTGAATTTGGTGATATTGAAAAACCTAACTTGGATTTTGCTACCGCCACTGAGGCCCAGTTCAGCGCTTTTATCCAAACCCAGATTGAAGAGCGCGAAGCAAGACATTTTGCTTTTGCTCAACTGCGCCACGACATCTACAACGTGCTGAATGAAGAGCAGCAAGAAACTCTCTTGGCTCGAGACGCTAAAAGAGAATTAGATAAACAAAAACATCATGATGCTTTTGTAAAACAAGAAACTCGCTTTGCTAAACGAATGAATGGTGAAGGTAAAGGTCCTCAACGCAAGCGCAAGCCTAAGGACTTTTTGTTTGAAGGTATTGAATTAAGCGACGAACAAATAGCAAGCCTTGCAGAACTTCGCGAGTCATTCAAAGATACATCTAAAACGAATAGAGAGATGCTACGCAGTTTTAAAGATGCCCAACGAGATTTAGTTCGTAGCGAGTCTTTCTCTCAAGACGCCTGGAACGCGCTTACCGCCCAATACAAAGAAGACCTCGTAAGTGCCAAGGTTGAGAAAGCCAAGCAGCGCCAAGCCATGTTTCAAATTTTGTCACCAGAGCAACAAGCAAAACTAGAAGCGCTACGTGAAGAAGAACGTAAGCTACGCGAGCTATTCAAACTTTAA
- a CDS encoding argininosuccinate synthase — translation MQNVKKIVLAYSGGLDTSAIIPWLKENYGCEVVAFAADVGQGDEELEGLHEKAIASGASECHIVDLKEEFVSEYIFPTITTGAVYEGEYLLGTSMARPVIAKAQVEIARKVGADALCHGCTGKGNDQVRFESTFAALAPDLTVIAPWREWDMVSREDLLAYLAERNIATTASATKIYSRDANAWHISHEGGELEDPWQEPTKQVWTMTVDPEDAPDSPERVTLSFNEGKLTHVDGEALSPYQALVKLNTVAAAHGVGRIDIVENRLVGMKSRGCYETPGGTVLLKAYKALETMVLDKAALKYREQIGLEFSHVMYDGRWFTALNDALLAGAASFAKKVTGDIVVKLYKGQATVTQRKSPNSLYSEDFATFGADDVYDQKHAEGFIRLFSLSSRIEALKNQG, via the coding sequence ATGCAAAATGTTAAAAAAATCGTACTAGCCTATTCAGGCGGGCTTGATACATCAGCCATCATTCCATGGCTTAAAGAAAACTATGGCTGTGAAGTTGTCGCATTTGCGGCAGATGTGGGCCAAGGTGATGAAGAGCTAGAAGGTCTTCATGAAAAAGCCATCGCGTCTGGCGCGAGCGAATGCCACATTGTTGATTTGAAAGAAGAGTTCGTAAGCGAATATATCTTTCCAACTATCACCACTGGTGCGGTATACGAAGGCGAATATTTACTTGGTACGTCAATGGCACGCCCGGTAATCGCAAAGGCGCAAGTTGAGATTGCCCGCAAAGTGGGCGCGGACGCGCTATGTCACGGTTGTACCGGTAAAGGTAACGACCAGGTGCGTTTTGAAAGCACCTTTGCCGCGCTTGCCCCAGATCTTACCGTTATCGCGCCATGGCGTGAGTGGGATATGGTAAGCCGCGAAGACTTGCTTGCTTACCTAGCCGAGCGCAATATTGCGACAACAGCGTCAGCGACAAAAATTTACAGCCGTGATGCAAACGCATGGCACATTTCACACGAAGGTGGCGAGCTTGAAGACCCATGGCAAGAGCCTACTAAGCAAGTGTGGACCATGACGGTTGACCCAGAAGATGCGCCTGATAGCCCTGAGCGCGTTACCCTGTCTTTTAACGAAGGTAAGCTGACCCACGTTGATGGTGAAGCATTATCGCCTTATCAAGCACTTGTTAAGCTAAATACAGTAGCAGCAGCGCACGGTGTTGGACGTATCGACATTGTTGAAAACCGCCTTGTAGGCATGAAGTCTCGTGGCTGTTATGAAACCCCTGGAGGCACTGTATTACTTAAAGCGTATAAAGCGCTAGAAACCATGGTGTTAGATAAAGCAGCACTTAAATACCGCGAGCAGATTGGTCTTGAATTCTCACACGTTATGTACGATGGCCGTTGGTTTACTGCCCTTAACGATGCACTGCTTGCTGGTGCTGCGTCTTTTGCGAAGAAAGTAACGGGTGATATTGTCGTTAAGCTTTATAAAGGCCAAGCTACCGTTACCCAGCGTAAATCGCCAAACAGCCTTTACTCTGAAGACTTTGCTACCTTTGGTGCTGACGATGTTTACGACCAGAAACACGCTGAGGGCTTTATCCGCTTATTCAGCCTTTCAAGTCGTATTGAAGCACTAAAAAATCAAGGTTAA